A genomic stretch from Edaphobacter aggregans includes:
- the glsA gene encoding glutaminase A: MNARRISTLVLMAASLFSEYSCAVPAVAQTPKVSPVAPRREQVEAVVKEAYEKFRNDTNGKNADYIPYLAKVDSKLFGIAIVTTDNQVLTMGDVKYAFSIQSISKVYSLALAMEELGPDKVFEKIGSEPTGRPFNSPVAVVDMPTHSGNPFVNAGAIATVSLISGSTADEKWNKILNFYSKAAGEKLVLIDEVYKSEAATNTGNKALSYLLAKYDRIYADPFESVDVYTKQCSVGVNATQLARMGATLANNGVNPATGERVIKAEDIPHILSTMMVAGLYDGSGTWAWNVGLPAKSGVGGGIVAIAPGKGAIAVFAPPLDEAGNSVKAQEVIRYVAERLNYNIFSPTSVGFK, from the coding sequence TGAATGCACGTCGAATTTCTACTTTGGTTTTGATGGCAGCTTCGCTATTTTCCGAATATTCTTGCGCGGTTCCTGCAGTCGCTCAAACCCCAAAGGTCAGCCCGGTTGCCCCGCGACGGGAGCAGGTTGAGGCGGTCGTCAAAGAAGCCTACGAAAAATTTAGGAACGACACCAACGGAAAAAACGCTGATTACATTCCATATCTTGCAAAGGTAGATTCGAAGCTATTCGGAATAGCTATCGTCACGACGGACAACCAAGTCCTAACGATGGGAGATGTGAAATACGCGTTCTCCATCCAGTCGATCTCCAAGGTCTATTCTCTCGCACTCGCAATGGAGGAACTTGGTCCCGACAAGGTCTTTGAAAAAATCGGCTCTGAGCCTACTGGACGCCCCTTCAATTCTCCAGTGGCGGTAGTTGATATGCCGACGCACTCGGGCAATCCATTCGTTAACGCAGGTGCCATTGCGACCGTTAGCCTGATCTCAGGCAGCACGGCGGATGAGAAATGGAACAAGATTCTGAATTTCTACAGTAAGGCTGCAGGAGAAAAGCTGGTCCTGATTGATGAGGTGTACAAGTCGGAGGCGGCTACGAATACGGGTAATAAAGCGCTGTCGTATCTGCTGGCGAAGTATGACCGGATCTATGCGGATCCGTTTGAGTCAGTAGATGTGTATACGAAGCAGTGCTCCGTCGGAGTGAATGCGACGCAGCTGGCGCGCATGGGTGCGACGTTGGCGAACAACGGAGTGAATCCGGCGACTGGCGAGCGAGTGATCAAAGCCGAGGATATTCCGCACATTTTGAGCACGATGATGGTGGCAGGGCTGTATGACGGCTCGGGCACTTGGGCCTGGAACGTGGGTTTGCCGGCGAAGAGCGGCGTTGGCGGGGGGATTGTTGCAATTGCTCCGGGGAAGGGCGCAATTGCGGTGTTTGCTCCGCCACTGGATGAGGCGGGAAACAGCGTGAAGGCGCAGGAGGTCATCCGGTACGTTGCAGAGAGGCTAAATTACAACATCTTTTCCCCGACCTCTGTTGGCTTCAAGTAG
- a CDS encoding amidohydrolase family protein, with amino-acid sequence MKRTSDNLLHRLVFGLCLCVSLCSTSGTAQTNPPNQFELNDSHFHLTNYVQEGTDIHEFLKIMGTKVGRVALFGIPLQQQWSYLNSGDTAPTYYLQTDSPLYYYSFTDANIAMTYRSLSKEDQARFEPMITGFNPTDMYAADHIRRVLQTFPGVFSGIGEFTIHKEFVSSKIPGETANLQNRALDRILDFAGEVGLVVIIHSDMDVPFPKEGAPPAYLDQMKALLKRHPNTTIIWAHTGLGRVVRPIKDHAANLALILSDPAFKHVYFDISWDEVAKYVVATPESTQTSADLINRFPDRFLFGTDEVAPSSQESYLKVFYQYGPLWKLLTPEASEKVRKGNFARLFDEARPKVRAWESTHASGK; translated from the coding sequence GTGAAACGCACTTCGGACAATCTGCTTCATAGGCTCGTTTTTGGCTTATGTCTATGTGTGTCGCTGTGTTCTACATCTGGAACTGCACAGACTAATCCTCCTAATCAATTTGAGCTGAACGATTCGCACTTTCATCTTACGAACTACGTTCAAGAAGGCACTGATATACATGAATTCCTGAAGATTATGGGCACAAAGGTCGGGCGCGTCGCGCTGTTCGGAATTCCTCTTCAGCAGCAGTGGTCTTATCTGAACTCCGGCGATACTGCGCCCACGTATTACCTACAGACCGACTCGCCTCTCTACTACTACTCATTTACCGATGCGAATATCGCAATGACATATCGGTCACTCTCCAAGGAAGATCAGGCGCGCTTCGAACCCATGATCACAGGCTTCAACCCGACCGACATGTATGCGGCTGATCACATTCGTCGCGTCCTGCAGACTTTTCCAGGAGTCTTTTCGGGAATTGGAGAGTTCACGATTCATAAAGAGTTTGTTTCCTCCAAGATCCCAGGAGAAACTGCCAATCTTCAGAACCGCGCTCTCGACAGGATTCTGGACTTTGCCGGCGAGGTCGGGCTCGTTGTCATAATCCACAGCGACATGGACGTGCCGTTCCCTAAGGAAGGTGCGCCGCCCGCATATCTTGATCAAATGAAGGCGCTCCTTAAACGGCATCCTAATACCACAATCATTTGGGCACATACCGGCTTAGGCCGAGTGGTTCGTCCTATCAAGGATCACGCTGCCAATCTAGCGTTGATCCTAAGCGATCCTGCATTCAAACATGTCTATTTCGATATCTCATGGGACGAAGTAGCTAAGTACGTCGTCGCAACTCCTGAATCTACCCAGACTAGTGCCGACCTCATCAATCGTTTCCCGGATCGCTTTCTGTTCGGCACTGACGAGGTCGCACCTTCCAGCCAGGAGTCTTACTTGAAGGTCTTCTATCAATACGGTCCTCTTTGGAAGTTGCTTACACCGGAAGCAAGCGAGAAGGTCCGTAAAGGAAACTTCGCGCGTCTTTTCGACGAAGCACGACCCAAAGTAAGAGCGTGGGAAAGCACCCACGCTAGCGGAAAATAG
- a CDS encoding transporter, with amino-acid sequence MNLGGKESEVVSKDCVPSSFAVFCLVMTIWTMIAPGKAQVRGVYPLGMTATNSGVTPEPGFTYSNAFLFYSRDHLKGANGEVVATGQNSVLMDMNSFVWVSKKKIGMLGSPVYSFVATLPIANNSLTSNAQGAISGGGGFADSYYQPFILGWKTKRVDARAIYGFLAPTGRFDASSNSNVGSGYWTHCVAGGESFYLTDNKATSISAFELYEFHGVQEGTGIHPGQALNLDYSLMHTVPLKSDLRLQLGLVGYQQWQTTDKSGPTITPDQAKAHYRVNSLGFASNVMLPARKVSLGLKYFREFSNRSTLQGYSLQISAAVSF; translated from the coding sequence ATGAATCTGGGCGGAAAGGAGTCTGAGGTCGTAAGTAAAGACTGTGTGCCTTCGTCATTTGCCGTATTTTGTCTGGTCATGACCATCTGGACGATGATTGCACCCGGTAAAGCTCAGGTCAGGGGTGTCTACCCCCTGGGGATGACCGCCACCAACTCTGGGGTTACACCGGAGCCAGGATTTACCTACTCAAACGCCTTTCTGTTTTACTCACGCGACCATTTGAAGGGTGCCAACGGCGAAGTCGTTGCTACCGGGCAAAATTCGGTATTGATGGACATGAACAGTTTCGTCTGGGTCAGCAAAAAGAAGATAGGGATGTTGGGCAGCCCTGTCTACTCCTTTGTGGCCACGCTGCCCATCGCCAACAACTCGCTAACTTCCAATGCTCAGGGGGCTATCAGCGGCGGAGGCGGATTTGCAGACTCTTACTACCAACCCTTTATTCTCGGCTGGAAGACAAAACGTGTTGACGCTCGTGCTATCTACGGGTTCCTAGCGCCTACCGGCAGATTCGATGCCAGTTCCAACAGCAATGTTGGTTCGGGCTACTGGACTCATTGCGTTGCGGGGGGCGAATCCTTTTATCTAACCGACAACAAAGCGACCTCAATTTCCGCGTTCGAGTTGTATGAATTCCACGGTGTTCAAGAAGGCACTGGAATTCATCCGGGGCAAGCCCTTAATCTCGACTATTCGCTAATGCACACCGTTCCGTTGAAAAGTGATTTGCGTCTACAACTGGGGTTAGTGGGCTACCAACAGTGGCAGACGACTGATAAGAGTGGGCCAACGATCACACCGGATCAGGCGAAGGCACACTATCGGGTCAACTCCCTTGGATTCGCTTCAAACGTAATGCTGCCAGCGCGAAAGGTGAGCCTGGGCCTCAAGTATTTTCGAGAATTCTCGAATAGGTCAACTCTGCAGGGATACTCGCTGCAGATCTCGGCCGCGGTTTCTTTTTAG
- a CDS encoding bile acid:sodium symporter family protein, with amino-acid sequence MEFVNKAASLSTIIFVVSSMLAVGLSLTVGRVVAPLRNARLVTFALLANFVLMPLAAMAIARLLQLDGSLGVALLLLGTAPGAPFIPLLAGIAKGDLAFSVGLTVLLMILSVAYMPLVLPLLLSGVSVDPAKIASSLLLLMLLPLGIGLAVKAGLEGIAARIEPLFSNASKFALMLLILLMFVANIQNILSLYVSRGVLASILLLVAGSIIGWFLGGPAVKTRSVMALGTAQRNIAAALVVAKQTSVTHGWP; translated from the coding sequence ATGGAATTCGTAAATAAAGCGGCTTCTCTATCGACGATTATTTTTGTCGTTTCATCCATGCTTGCCGTGGGTTTGAGTCTCACTGTGGGCCGGGTCGTTGCCCCGTTGCGAAATGCCAGACTAGTCACTTTCGCACTGCTGGCAAATTTTGTCCTGATGCCGCTAGCTGCAATGGCCATCGCAAGGCTACTGCAACTCGACGGATCCTTGGGTGTCGCGCTGTTGTTGCTGGGAACAGCGCCCGGGGCTCCATTCATTCCTCTGCTCGCAGGAATTGCTAAGGGTGATCTTGCATTTTCTGTCGGCTTGACTGTGCTGCTGATGATCTTGTCAGTTGCCTACATGCCATTAGTATTGCCCCTTTTACTCAGCGGAGTTTCGGTCGATCCCGCTAAGATCGCCAGTTCCCTGCTCCTTCTCATGTTGCTTCCGTTAGGAATTGGCCTTGCGGTGAAGGCCGGCCTCGAAGGTATTGCAGCCCGCATCGAACCTTTGTTCAGCAATGCGTCAAAGTTTGCCCTGATGTTGCTAATCCTGCTGATGTTTGTGGCGAACATCCAAAACATCCTGAGCTTATATGTATCTCGAGGGGTGCTTGCCAGCATCCTCCTCCTTGTGGCTGGTTCAATTATCGGATGGTTTCTTGGAGGTCCTGCAGTCAAGACAAGAAGCGTTATGGCACTAGGCACTGCGCAGCGCAATATCGCTGCTGCATTAGTGGTTGCTAAACAAACTTCAGTGACCCACGGATGGCCGTGA
- a CDS encoding Dyp-type peroxidase, translating into MRLEIEDIQHFLISRPHALAARYEFLTFRQNAGAREWLNGILEKVGTAKAIESNDSYTRWVSVAFTWNGLRALGVDETSLATFPEEFRQGMAARAEIVGATGDNDPKHWVGGLASPDLHAIVVLFARDVAERERCRQEHREHLLQCDRVKVLSSLDLEAIPPFTYAHEHFGYRDRLSQPYIKGIDGEPTPGSGPPINAGEFFLGYPDENGPPAGLPQPEILSHNGSYLAYLRLEEHVGAFRDFLRQNGATPEQQEWIAAKLMGRWRSGAPLVLTPDKDDPELGGDMKRTNDFNYAKMDPYGYGCPLGSHIRRMNPRDTAANMQRRRMIRRGGTYGPPLPEGKPEDGIERGIAAFIGCASLVRQFEFAMNVWVNDPNFHELGNERDPIFGTQDGSFDMTIPKRPIRRKITGLPSFTTLRGGAYFFLPGIRALRYLAALSDRSQARSA; encoded by the coding sequence ATGAGGCTTGAAATCGAAGACATTCAGCACTTCCTGATTTCGCGACCACACGCTCTTGCAGCGAGATATGAATTTCTAACGTTTCGACAGAATGCCGGAGCGCGCGAGTGGCTCAACGGGATTCTAGAAAAAGTCGGCACTGCAAAAGCTATCGAATCCAATGACTCGTACACCAGGTGGGTGAGTGTGGCCTTTACCTGGAACGGCTTGCGAGCTCTTGGGGTTGATGAAACGTCTCTTGCCACATTTCCTGAGGAGTTTCGTCAAGGTATGGCTGCCCGTGCGGAGATCGTCGGCGCTACGGGCGACAACGATCCAAAGCACTGGGTGGGAGGGCTAGCGAGTCCTGATCTTCATGCCATTGTTGTCTTGTTCGCCCGAGATGTCGCCGAGCGCGAACGATGCAGGCAGGAGCATCGGGAACACCTTCTCCAATGCGATAGAGTGAAGGTTTTGTCGTCGCTCGATCTGGAAGCGATTCCTCCTTTTACATACGCACATGAGCACTTTGGGTATCGCGATCGCCTGTCGCAGCCCTACATCAAGGGAATTGATGGTGAACCAACTCCCGGCTCTGGCCCTCCGATTAATGCCGGAGAATTTTTTCTCGGTTATCCGGATGAAAACGGACCGCCTGCCGGGCTGCCGCAACCGGAGATTCTTTCGCACAACGGCAGCTATCTCGCGTACCTCAGGCTCGAGGAACACGTTGGGGCCTTTCGCGATTTTCTGCGGCAAAACGGCGCGACACCGGAGCAGCAGGAATGGATTGCCGCGAAGCTGATGGGCCGATGGCGCAGCGGCGCTCCGCTGGTGCTGACGCCTGACAAAGACGACCCGGAGCTCGGCGGAGACATGAAGCGCACGAACGATTTCAACTACGCCAAGATGGACCCGTACGGCTATGGGTGTCCGCTCGGCTCGCATATTCGGCGCATGAACCCGCGAGATACGGCGGCAAACATGCAGCGGAGAAGGATGATTCGGCGGGGGGGGACGTACGGTCCGCCGTTGCCGGAGGGCAAGCCTGAGGATGGGATAGAACGGGGGATTGCGGCGTTCATCGGTTGCGCGAGTCTCGTGCGACAGTTTGAGTTTGCGATGAACGTATGGGTGAACGATCCCAATTTTCACGAGCTAGGTAACGAACGCGATCCGATTTTTGGCACACAGGATGGAAGCTTTGACATGACCATCCCAAAACGACCCATTCGGAGGAAGATCACAGGCCTGCCGTCTTTTACGACCTTGCGAGGGGGAGCTTACTTCTTCCTGCCGGGTATCAGGGCGCTGCGATACCTTGCGGCACTCTCAGATAGGAGCCAGGCCCGTTCTGCATGA
- a CDS encoding DUF2950 domain-containing protein, with product MEGEQRSAAMKPTSTNRNVSLCAWVLSVVALACLFVPILSVAQQSAITASASAPTRGIPAGTKTFDTSQQAADALVRAADQFDETALAQIFGPDGHDIAFTGDVVQDRQRAAEFAAEAREKTKVSVEPKNGLWAYLLVGNEDWPFPVPIVKRSNRWFFDSNAGRQEILNRRIGSNELDAINISHEYVEAQKEYALQKREGYDVNQYAQRIISTPGKQDGLSWRNADGTLGGPFSEEIAEAITQGYTSKAEPYHGYFFKVLKGQGPAATPVGELDYVIKGAMIGGFALIASPAEYRVTGVKTFIVNNDGVVYEKDLGPSTLDEFKKMERFNPDKTWTPVEDD from the coding sequence ATGGAAGGCGAACAGAGGAGCGCTGCAATGAAACCAACGTCTACGAATAGAAATGTCTCCCTATGTGCCTGGGTTCTGAGCGTCGTGGCTTTGGCATGTTTGTTCGTGCCGATACTTTCCGTCGCTCAGCAGTCAGCAATAACGGCTTCGGCTTCGGCGCCTACAAGAGGTATTCCGGCAGGGACAAAAACCTTTGATACCTCCCAGCAGGCTGCTGATGCGCTGGTCCGTGCAGCCGACCAATTTGACGAGACTGCACTTGCGCAGATTTTTGGCCCAGATGGCCACGACATTGCGTTCACCGGAGATGTCGTGCAGGACCGGCAACGTGCCGCTGAGTTCGCGGCGGAGGCCCGCGAAAAGACGAAAGTTTCCGTTGAACCGAAGAACGGATTATGGGCCTATCTCCTTGTAGGCAACGAGGACTGGCCGTTCCCGGTACCGATCGTCAAGAGGAGCAATCGATGGTTTTTCGACAGCAACGCGGGCAGGCAGGAGATCTTGAATCGCCGCATCGGCTCCAATGAACTCGATGCCATCAACATCTCTCATGAGTACGTAGAGGCGCAGAAGGAATACGCTTTGCAAAAGCGCGAAGGCTACGACGTGAATCAATACGCCCAACGTATTATTAGCACCCCTGGCAAACAGGATGGTCTGTCGTGGCGAAACGCAGACGGCACCTTAGGCGGTCCCTTCAGTGAAGAGATTGCGGAGGCAATTACACAGGGCTATACCAGCAAAGCGGAGCCTTATCATGGCTACTTCTTCAAAGTGCTAAAGGGTCAGGGTCCCGCAGCCACACCGGTGGGGGAGTTGGACTATGTGATTAAGGGCGCGATGATCGGTGGCTTCGCCCTTATAGCTTCCCCTGCCGAGTACCGCGTCACCGGAGTGAAAACGTTCATCGTGAACAACGACGGCGTTGTGTACGAAAAGGATTTAGGGCCGTCTACGCTCGATGAATTCAAGAAGATGGAACGCTTCAATCCGGATAAAACCTGGACTCCAGTGGAAGACGACTAA
- a CDS encoding DUF3300 domain-containing protein: MNPKTETFAAGLRRLTVVLCAIVIVPGDTVAELQSPSPPQAASTTSPAPATKIPSDQLDSLVAPIALFPDPMLAQTLAASTYPLEIIQLQQWLAKNPGLKDKALADAVAKQTWDPSVQALAGLPDLVKRLADDIQWTTDLGNAFLAQQSDVMDAVQRMRKKAQGTGNLKSSEQQKVETKVIESKSTIVIEQANPQVVYVPSYNPVVVYGPPVYPYPPIYYPPPGYYAAGMAISFGVGIAMGAFWGGGWGWGCGWGGNNDITINRNNNFNRNTNIGGGNRPSQLPSRGGAGGVGGVGGAGGVGGAGRPGGVGGAGGVGGVGGAGGVGGVGGAGNRPSQLPAGGNAGNKWQHNPEHRGGAPYGDRGTADRFGGSARGDSLANRQASARQQIGREGGNLASNREAGGGLGNRSGGLGGGDRGGGTGGGARGGGLGGGGTSAGSRDLSRGSGGGNRGAFGGGSGGFSGSSARASSNRGASSMGSRSMGSRGGGGARGGGRRR, translated from the coding sequence ATGAATCCGAAGACTGAAACATTCGCAGCAGGACTTCGACGTTTGACGGTAGTCCTCTGCGCCATCGTTATCGTGCCAGGTGACACAGTGGCGGAGTTGCAGTCCCCTTCTCCGCCACAGGCGGCATCGACGACATCGCCTGCACCGGCTACCAAGATTCCTTCGGACCAATTGGATTCACTGGTTGCACCGATTGCGCTTTTTCCAGATCCGATGTTGGCCCAAACCCTTGCCGCCTCCACGTATCCGCTTGAGATTATTCAACTCCAACAGTGGCTTGCGAAAAATCCGGGGCTGAAAGATAAAGCCCTCGCCGATGCTGTGGCCAAGCAGACATGGGATCCAAGCGTCCAGGCTCTGGCCGGACTGCCTGACCTAGTCAAGCGCCTGGCGGACGATATCCAGTGGACGACGGATCTCGGCAACGCGTTTCTCGCACAGCAAAGCGATGTGATGGATGCAGTCCAGCGAATGCGTAAGAAGGCCCAGGGAACCGGCAATCTGAAGTCGAGTGAACAGCAAAAAGTAGAGACCAAGGTCATCGAAAGCAAGAGCACGATCGTCATCGAGCAGGCGAATCCTCAAGTGGTGTACGTTCCTTCTTACAATCCAGTAGTAGTGTATGGACCACCGGTGTATCCTTACCCTCCTATTTACTATCCGCCTCCCGGTTACTATGCCGCGGGGATGGCGATCTCTTTCGGCGTTGGTATAGCGATGGGCGCATTCTGGGGTGGCGGTTGGGGCTGGGGGTGCGGCTGGGGTGGTAACAACGACATCACGATCAACCGCAACAATAATTTCAATCGCAACACGAACATTGGCGGCGGCAACCGACCTTCCCAACTACCCTCTCGGGGTGGTGCCGGAGGAGTTGGAGGTGTCGGTGGTGCAGGCGGCGTAGGTGGTGCTGGTCGTCCCGGTGGCGTAGGTGGCGCTGGCGGAGTAGGAGGTGTTGGTGGCGCCGGTGGAGTTGGAGGTGTTGGTGGCGCTGGCAACCGGCCGTCGCAACTGCCTGCAGGTGGCAATGCAGGCAACAAGTGGCAGCATAACCCGGAACATCGCGGTGGCGCTCCCTATGGGGATCGTGGAACGGCGGATCGATTTGGCGGTTCGGCTCGGGGCGACTCGCTGGCTAATCGTCAAGCGAGCGCAAGGCAGCAGATTGGCCGAGAGGGCGGCAATTTAGCCAGCAATCGAGAGGCAGGAGGCGGTCTGGGCAATCGATCCGGAGGACTTGGGGGAGGCGATCGAGGGGGAGGAACTGGCGGAGGCGCGCGTGGCGGAGGACTTGGCGGAGGCGGAACCAGTGCAGGAAGTCGGGATCTTTCGCGGGGCAGCGGCGGTGGAAACCGGGGTGCATTTGGAGGTGGATCTGGAGGGTTCAGCGGATCAAGCGCACGCGCCAGCAGCAACCGGGGCGCCTCCAGCATGGGATCTCGAAGTATGGGATCTCGAGGTGGCGGCGGCGCCCGTGGCGGTGGACGGCGGAGGTAG
- a CDS encoding OmpA family protein → MTQGKSRRIVSVSALLLMGLAVLSSAVYAQNTKVEGIIKARSGDTLELQTSNSPKVVVLLTESTDVGQLQGALKARNKKMSMAALIPGLPIRVEGSYDAQNQLVANTIRFKGNDFEQAQAISAGVHETAQQAAANQKELEEQNAALKEQQAQLTEQQKKLAEHKALIAANTARFGQLDDYYIYDEVTVYFGNGKVKLDPQYNAPLLALAQKAETVNGYVIQVKGYASSSGSAALNQKLSEDRANAVATYLQQEGHVPLSRMLAPGAMGESRQVDSGNANDSEAENRRVVVRILQNKGIAGIQ, encoded by the coding sequence ATGACGCAAGGCAAATCACGCAGAATCGTATCCGTATCAGCCCTGTTGCTTATGGGATTGGCGGTCCTAAGCAGTGCAGTCTACGCCCAGAACACGAAGGTTGAAGGCATCATAAAAGCGCGCAGCGGTGACACCCTCGAGCTGCAGACATCTAACTCACCCAAAGTGGTCGTTCTTCTAACCGAGAGCACCGATGTTGGTCAACTACAAGGTGCGCTCAAGGCGCGCAACAAGAAAATGTCGATGGCGGCTCTGATCCCCGGTCTTCCGATTCGGGTAGAGGGGAGCTATGACGCTCAGAACCAACTCGTGGCGAACACCATTCGATTCAAAGGCAACGATTTCGAACAAGCCCAGGCTATTAGTGCCGGCGTGCATGAAACAGCCCAGCAAGCGGCTGCCAACCAAAAGGAGCTGGAGGAGCAGAACGCGGCATTAAAAGAACAACAGGCACAGTTGACGGAACAGCAGAAAAAGCTGGCCGAGCACAAGGCTTTAATCGCCGCCAATACCGCACGCTTCGGCCAACTCGACGATTACTACATCTACGATGAGGTAACAGTCTACTTCGGAAACGGCAAGGTTAAGCTAGACCCACAATACAATGCCCCCCTATTGGCCTTGGCGCAAAAGGCCGAGACCGTGAACGGCTACGTGATCCAGGTGAAAGGCTACGCCTCCTCGTCCGGCAGCGCCGCACTGAACCAGAAACTAAGCGAAGACCGCGCCAATGCTGTGGCTACCTACCTCCAGCAGGAGGGCCATGTCCCACTTTCGAGAATGCTGGCTCCCGGCGCGATGGGCGAGAGCCGGCAAGTGGACTCGGGCAATGCGAATGATTCGGAAGCCGAGAATCGTCGCGTCGTGGTGCGGATTCTTCAGAACAAGGGTATCGCTGGAATTCAGTGA
- a CDS encoding DUF4136 domain-containing protein, with translation MKKLILLAFVSFFMSTSWVAAQDVRYNFDNKADFTAFKTYKWVEIKGADHANQLVDKQIKDALDAELATKGLQKTDSDSADLYIAYQTAIGSEKQFTSFNTGWGYGPGWGGGWYGGGMNSGMTTGSTSTIYVGQLVVDMYEPAKKDLVWRGTASKTLDPKAKPEKQQNNLTKAVKKLLKNYPPKPK, from the coding sequence ATGAAGAAGCTAATTCTGTTGGCATTCGTTTCATTTTTCATGAGCACTAGTTGGGTGGCGGCGCAAGATGTGCGTTATAACTTCGACAACAAAGCCGACTTCACGGCATTCAAGACCTATAAGTGGGTTGAAATTAAAGGGGCCGATCATGCGAATCAATTGGTAGATAAGCAGATTAAAGACGCTTTAGATGCCGAACTGGCGACAAAAGGCCTACAGAAGACCGACTCGGACTCGGCCGACCTTTACATTGCATACCAAACTGCCATTGGTTCGGAGAAGCAGTTCACGTCCTTCAACACGGGATGGGGCTATGGCCCGGGTTGGGGTGGCGGCTGGTATGGCGGAGGCATGAACTCAGGCATGACCACAGGTTCAACGTCGACGATCTATGTTGGGCAATTGGTTGTTGATATGTACGAACCGGCTAAGAAAGATTTGGTTTGGCGTGGCACCGCTAGCAAAACCCTTGATCCGAAGGCGAAACCAGAAAAACAGCAAAACAACCTCACGAAGGCTGTTAAGAAACTCCTAAAGAACTATCCGCCGAAGCCAAAATAG
- a CDS encoding DUF481 domain-containing protein gives MKIAAVTLSCALLVTTSLFARDKSDVLVMNNGDRFTCEIKSLDASVLYVSFDYIDGTASVDWSKVRRVESKQLFFVKTQDGSVYTGTLSTVMDGGARPVQIKVAEKPETNIVLEQQKVVAINQTSDRFWQRFNGSINSGLIYSKGNQTTQFTFGTQAQYPRERWRAGASFNSTLSGSTGATTSTRNDGSLYARHLLNWNNWFYTGVGNFLQSSEQNIQLQSNLGGGVGRYLKNTNHAIIALTGGLAWQNTRYDQSAELPGAQNVAAVLVAADVELFKFDKTNLTIRGSVFPAISEPGRAFTSTNMTYYVKFWGNFTWNLSFYGNWDNQPPAHLSGSDYGASSGLGWTFGNP, from the coding sequence ATGAAGATTGCAGCCGTAACTCTCTCCTGCGCACTTCTCGTGACTACCTCTCTTTTTGCGCGCGACAAGTCAGACGTGCTCGTCATGAACAACGGCGACCGCTTTACCTGTGAGATCAAATCCCTTGACGCGAGCGTGCTCTATGTCAGCTTCGATTACATAGACGGCACAGCCTCGGTTGATTGGTCTAAAGTGCGTCGCGTGGAAAGCAAGCAGTTGTTTTTCGTAAAAACTCAGGATGGTTCAGTTTACACTGGAACGCTCTCCACAGTGATGGACGGAGGAGCCCGGCCAGTGCAAATCAAAGTAGCGGAGAAGCCAGAGACAAACATAGTGCTCGAACAGCAAAAGGTCGTGGCCATTAATCAGACATCGGACCGTTTTTGGCAGCGATTCAACGGCAGCATCAACTCGGGGCTGATTTACTCCAAGGGCAATCAGACGACTCAATTCACTTTTGGAACGCAAGCCCAATATCCTCGAGAGCGGTGGCGCGCAGGCGCGTCTTTCAATTCCACACTTTCAGGAAGCACCGGGGCTACCACTTCTACCCGCAACGACGGATCGCTATATGCCCGCCATCTTTTGAACTGGAACAATTGGTTTTATACCGGCGTTGGCAACTTTCTGCAAAGCTCGGAGCAGAACATCCAACTTCAGTCGAATCTTGGTGGGGGTGTCGGTCGCTATTTGAAGAACACTAATCATGCGATCATTGCTCTGACCGGCGGCCTCGCATGGCAGAACACGAGATACGATCAATCCGCAGAACTGCCAGGGGCGCAAAACGTTGCCGCTGTACTGGTCGCTGCAGATGTAGAATTGTTCAAATTCGACAAGACGAATCTGACGATCCGGGGCAGTGTTTTCCCTGCTATTTCGGAGCCTGGACGTGCCTTCACTAGCACCAACATGACCTACTACGTAAAATTTTGGGGCAACTTCACCTGGAACCTATCCTTCTACGGTAACTGGGACAATCAGCCGCCGGCTCATCTCTCCGGCTCCGACTACGGGGCCAGTTCAGGACTCGGCTGGACGTTCGGCAATCCATAG